The DNA region CTGCAAGGAGCACCTGGGTGACCTGGCCCCAACCAAGGGCCATCCATACCTGATGAGCTGAGGGCAGGAGGCCATGCCTGGCCTTCCTGAAGGATGCCGCTGGCCAACAAGAATGTGAAGAACAAGATGAGAGGAGAGCACCCAGATAGAGGGAACAGCAGGGCAAAGGCTTGGAAGTGGGCGGTCTGGGGATGTCGGGAACAACTGATTTGCTGAGACTGAATGGAcgttaaaggaagaaaatgaggctgGATAGGAGTCCAGGGGTCAAATCACAGTGTCCTGAGGCCCTGGTAAGGAGCCTAGGGCATCTTGCAGTTCACCCAGGGAAGGATGCAGTCAGGCTGGTACTGCTGAAGGATGCTCTGGCAGTCGAGGGAAAATGGGTtaggggcagggggaggtcacagaggaaggaaggaggtcaGAGAGGCTGCAATCACTGTCGGGAGAGACGAGGGAAACTTGGATCaggaggagacagggaggagaaagaaacGGACAACTGGAAAGACTCTGGAGATGGAGGTGACTGGACTGCTGGGTGGGCTATGGCAGGTAGCGAGAGGTAGCATCAGGAGTGAcacccaggtttctggctttggTGGCTGGGTCAGAGCTGAAGCCCAGGACGGGGAAGCAGGactgtggggggcggggaggggccagAGGGACATCTGGGGAATAAGCCCACCTTCAGGGAATAAGGGAGGtaaggggctgggagctgagctgcACAGCCGTCCCTGGGACTCACAGTGCTATTGACCGCGGCCATGTAGCTAGCATCCGGGTCGATGTGGGCCGATGTGATAGAGACCTCAGGCTCCGGGATCAGCTGCTCGTTGTGGTCAGTTTTCAAGTCCCAGATGTGGATGGCGCCACTCTGGTCACCCACAATGAGTTCTGCCTGAGGTGCAGGGGATGTGAGGTGGGGCAGGacccctgccctccaaagccccagggtgcccagccctgtgcttccCCCTCACCTGGTTGGGGTGCAGGCACACACAGTTAATGGGCGCATTCACCTGGAAGATCCGCTGACACTGCAGGTTCCGGGACCTTCGAGGTGGGGGACACACTCTGTCTATAGTGGATGCCATTGGTACTCCACCGAAAGGCCCTTTCCCTGGCTACTTATCTTGTCTCTCTACGATGGGAGCTATCCCATAGGAAATACTTGGGCGGTTTGGCCCTCCCCAGGGGCAGCTTGAAGCCAATAACTGACTCAGAGGGGCATAAAGGGTGGCCCCTTGCCTCAAGGCGGGGCTCATTGTTTGATGCAGTTCATTCCAGAGCTGCCTATTGGATCAGGCTGAGGCTCTGCTTGTCTCTGTGGGTCTTCATCCCTGCCCTATCTTTCCTCACTTGGCCCTCAGTAAGTCACCTGCACAGAAAACCCCGTCTCAGCCTCTGCTTGGAGGGGACCTGACCTAAGACAGTCTCCCAGCCTGGCCCTCACCCCCACACACCCAGGCAGCAGACCCCTCCTGCCCAGTACCCCACACCTGAGGTCCCAGATCCGGGCAGTGCAGTCCTCCCCACCAGTGTACATCCAGCGGCCGTCCTCGTGGAAGCCCACAGACGCGATGTTCTTGTTGACCCCATCATAGCTGATGATGGGGTTGGGGTTATTGGAGTTGAGATCATACATGCGAATGTGCTGGTAACCTAGGGGCACAGGCCAAACTGAAGTGTGGCTGCGCCTAGATGGACCTGTGAGAAATCAGGGGTTGGGGTCGAGAGTACAGGTACCTGCAGCAGCAATCATGCTGCGGTCAGGTGTGATCTCCAGCGCGTTCACCTGCTAGGTCTGTTAAGGAAGATGACAAACAGAGCCCATCCTTCCCACCGGAGGCCTTTGCCCAGACTGTTATCCCTACCAGGCATCCTGCCCAGCACCACCTGCCCCAATTCCACAGTGGAGGATACGGAGTCCTGGTGCTGCACCGTTCGCGTACAGATCCCGCTGTGGGCCTGCCAGAACCGCACCGTGTGGTCATAGCCTGCAGTGGCCAAGATGACGGGGTCACTGCCCACCGTACCTGGAGACGTGTTCATGGTGTGGCTGCTTGAAAGACTCGGATCTACACAGGGCCCTAGTTCTGACCGGCAGGAGTCAGAGATCAGAGCATCcggagaagagagaggagtgcAGTGTTTAGGGAATACTCTCTATGTCCTAAACAGATTACAACAGATTACTCggtgctaaaaaataaaatcatccccattttagatgtggggaaactgaggctcagagaggttcagggaTACGCGTGACACCCGGCGAAGGACAGCGCCGAGCTCCAAGGCGCATGCTCCGTTCCCCGTCCCAAGAACCCTGCCGGAATGCCACCCTACCCG from Tursiops truncatus isolate mTurTru1 chromosome 15, mTurTru1.mat.Y, whole genome shotgun sequence includes:
- the MLST8 gene encoding target of rapamycin complex subunit LST8 isoform X1 translates to MNTSPGTVGSDPVILATAGYDHTVRFWQAHSGICTRTVQHQDSQVNALEITPDRSMIAAAGYQHIRMYDLNSNNPNPIISYDGVNKNIASVGFHEDGRWMYTGGEDCTARIWDLRSRNLQCQRIFQVNAPINCVCLHPNQAELIVGDQSGAIHIWDLKTDHNEQLIPEPEVSITSAHIDPDASYMAAVNSTGNCYVWNLTGGIGDEVTQLIPKTKIPAHTRYALQCRFSPDSTLLATCSADQTCKIWRTSNFSLMTELSIKSSNPGESSRGWMWGCAFSGDSQYIVTASSDNLARLWCVETGEIKREYGGHQKAVVCLAFNDSVLG
- the MLST8 gene encoding target of rapamycin complex subunit LST8 isoform X2; the protein is MNTSPGTVGSDPVILATAGYDHTVRFWQAHSGICTRTVQHQDSVNALEITPDRSMIAAAGYQHIRMYDLNSNNPNPIISYDGVNKNIASVGFHEDGRWMYTGGEDCTARIWDLRSRNLQCQRIFQVNAPINCVCLHPNQAELIVGDQSGAIHIWDLKTDHNEQLIPEPEVSITSAHIDPDASYMAAVNSTGNCYVWNLTGGIGDEVTQLIPKTKIPAHTRYALQCRFSPDSTLLATCSADQTCKIWRTSNFSLMTELSIKSSNPGESSRGWMWGCAFSGDSQYIVTASSDNLARLWCVETGEIKREYGGHQKAVVCLAFNDSVLG